A region of Streptomyces deccanensis DNA encodes the following proteins:
- a CDS encoding DUF3099 domain-containing protein, giving the protein MYARRRHQYFAMMGTCLALFVLAWSVVRLWSVPVAVGMCVVAMVIPPLAAVVANRRGPDDRWWDDPSGDPKSDEWWDELDGKRPRR; this is encoded by the coding sequence ATGTACGCCCGCCGGCGCCACCAGTACTTCGCCATGATGGGCACGTGCCTGGCCCTCTTCGTCCTGGCCTGGAGCGTCGTACGCCTCTGGTCGGTCCCGGTCGCGGTCGGCATGTGCGTGGTCGCGATGGTCATCCCGCCGCTCGCCGCCGTCGTCGCCAACCGGCGCGGCCCCGACGACCGCTGGTGGGACGACCCCTCCGGCGACCCGAAGTCCGACGAGTGGTGGGACGAGCTGGACGGCAAGAGACCCCGTCGGTAG
- a CDS encoding DUF1416 domain-containing protein, with product MCGAKAGGPDASTIKPGETTIQGQVTRDGEPVTGYVRLLDSTGEFTAEVPTSATGQFRFYAAEGTWTVRALVPGGTADRTVVVAEKGGLAEVAIAV from the coding sequence ATGTGTGGAGCGAAGGCCGGCGGCCCGGACGCCTCGACGATCAAGCCCGGTGAGACCACGATCCAGGGTCAGGTGACCCGCGACGGCGAGCCGGTGACGGGCTACGTCCGTCTGCTGGACTCGACCGGCGAGTTCACGGCGGAGGTCCCCACCTCCGCGACGGGCCAGTTCCGCTTCTACGCGGCCGAGGGCACCTGGACCGTCCGCGCGCTCGTCCCCGGCGGCACCGCCGACCGGACCGTCGTCGTCGCCGAGAAGGGCGGCCTGGCGGAGGTCGCGATCGCCGTCTGA
- a CDS encoding sulfurtransferase, whose product MSRSDVLVDADWVEANLDDPNIAIVEVDEDTTAYEKNHIKNAIRIDWTKDLQDPVRRDFVDQEGFEKLLSAKGIANDTLVVLYGGNNNWFASYAYWYFKLYGHENVKLLDGGRKKWELDARELVDEVPVRPETSYKAKPQNTAIRAFRDDVVAAIGSQNLVDVRSPDEFSGKLLAPAHLPQEQSQRPGHVPSARNIPWSKNANDDGTFKSDDELKELYAEEQVDLAKDTIAYCRIGERSALTWFVLHELLGVENVKNYDGSWTEYGSLVGVPIELGANK is encoded by the coding sequence ATGAGCCGCAGCGACGTCCTGGTCGACGCCGACTGGGTCGAGGCCAACCTCGACGACCCGAACATCGCCATCGTCGAGGTCGACGAGGACACCACCGCGTACGAGAAGAACCACATCAAGAACGCGATCCGGATCGACTGGACGAAGGACCTCCAGGACCCGGTCCGCCGCGACTTCGTCGACCAGGAGGGCTTCGAGAAGCTCCTGTCGGCCAAGGGCATCGCCAACGACACCCTCGTCGTCCTCTACGGCGGCAACAACAACTGGTTCGCGTCCTACGCCTACTGGTACTTCAAGCTGTACGGCCACGAGAACGTCAAGCTGCTCGACGGCGGCCGCAAGAAGTGGGAGCTGGACGCCCGCGAGCTGGTCGACGAGGTGCCGGTGCGCCCCGAGACCTCGTACAAGGCCAAGCCGCAGAACACCGCGATCCGCGCCTTCCGCGACGACGTCGTCGCCGCGATCGGCAGCCAGAACCTGGTGGACGTCCGTTCCCCCGACGAGTTCTCCGGCAAGCTGCTCGCCCCGGCCCACCTTCCGCAGGAGCAGTCGCAGCGTCCGGGCCACGTCCCGTCCGCCCGCAACATCCCGTGGTCGAAGAACGCCAACGACGACGGCACCTTCAAGTCGGACGACGAGCTCAAGGAGCTCTACGCCGAGGAGCAGGTGGACCTGGCGAAGGACACCATCGCCTACTGCCGCATCGGTGAGCGCTCCGCGCTGACCTGGTTCGTCCTGCACGAGCTGCTCGGTGTGGAGAACGTCAAGAACTACGACGGCTCCTGGACCGAGTACGGCAGCCTCGTCGGCGTCCCGATCGAGCTCGGCGCCAACAAGTAA
- a CDS encoding DUF2993 domain-containing protein, producing the protein MRALRILVIVAVILGGLFVVADRVAVGFAEDEAAQQLKASEGLTSTPDVSIKGFPFLTQVAGGELDDVEVGIENFEASTGKPDESIRIADLKANMRGVAFSSDYSSATATSATGTATISYDELLKAAKSEPTDVGLGFTARVVGLSDGGKGKIKVNVEIDPPALEPQTVSVLSTVSVKGDKVEVEADSLPSLGGTDLAENVVRSITDFQQAIDDLPGGIKLDKVEAAPTGVEITVKGSNVRLAG; encoded by the coding sequence ATGCGCGCACTGCGAATACTTGTCATCGTCGCCGTGATCCTGGGCGGCCTCTTCGTGGTCGCGGACCGCGTCGCCGTCGGATTCGCCGAGGACGAGGCGGCCCAGCAGCTGAAGGCGAGCGAGGGCCTGACGAGCACCCCGGACGTGTCCATCAAGGGCTTCCCCTTCCTCACCCAGGTCGCGGGCGGCGAACTGGACGACGTCGAGGTCGGCATCGAGAACTTCGAGGCGAGCACCGGCAAGCCCGACGAGAGCATCCGCATCGCCGACCTGAAGGCGAACATGCGCGGCGTCGCCTTCTCCAGCGACTACAGCTCCGCCACGGCCACCAGCGCGACCGGCACCGCGACCATCTCGTACGACGAACTCCTGAAGGCCGCCAAGTCGGAGCCCACCGACGTGGGTCTCGGCTTCACCGCCCGCGTCGTCGGCCTCTCCGACGGCGGCAAGGGCAAGATCAAGGTCAACGTCGAGATCGACCCGCCGGCCCTCGAACCGCAGACCGTCTCGGTGCTCAGCACCGTCAGCGTCAAGGGCGACAAGGTCGAGGTGGAGGCCGACTCCCTGCCCAGCCTGGGCGGCACGGACCTCGCCGAGAACGTCGTCCGTTCGATCACGGACTTCCAGCAGGCCATCGACGACCTCCCCGGCGGCATCAAGCTCGACAAGGTCGAGGCGGCACCGACCGGTGTGGAGATCACGGTCAAGGGTTCGAACGTCAGGCTGGCGGGGTAG
- a CDS encoding MoaD/ThiS family protein, translating into MPKGTVRYWAAAKSAAGVAEEPYDAATLADALTAARDRHPGELVRVLRRCSFLVDGNPVGTRAHETVRLAEGGTVEVLPPFAGG; encoded by the coding sequence ATGCCAAAGGGCACCGTCCGCTACTGGGCCGCAGCCAAGTCCGCAGCCGGCGTCGCCGAGGAGCCCTACGACGCGGCCACCCTCGCGGACGCCCTGACCGCGGCCCGCGACCGACACCCCGGCGAACTCGTCCGCGTCCTGCGGCGCTGCTCGTTCCTCGTCGACGGAAACCCCGTGGGTACCCGTGCGCATGAGACGGTACGTCTGGCCGAGGGCGGCACGGTCGAGGTGCTCCCGCCGTTCGCAGGAGGGTGA
- a CDS encoding alpha/beta hydrolase, whose amino-acid sequence MSAGPAGHVTRSFDIPNSETAHRALSGPPRTPLRGFLRTDDGVNIEVVYDPKAVVYNGAEDTGTPSSGHLPDPSADHLALVVAHGFTGDADRPHVRRVVAALSRYGSVVSLSFRGHGRSGGRSTVGDREVLDLAAAVRWARELGHARVATVGFSMGGSVVLRHAAQRDAGTDAVVSVSAPARWYYRGTAPMRRVHWLITRPEGRLLGRYGFRTRIHHRDWNPVPLSPVESVPLIAPTPLLIVHGDRDGYFPLDHPEMLAAAAGDHGELWLERGMGHAENAASGELLERIGEWVVKGVAVRGVA is encoded by the coding sequence ATGAGTGCAGGTCCGGCAGGCCATGTGACGCGATCCTTCGACATTCCGAACTCTGAGACGGCCCATCGAGCCCTTTCGGGGCCGCCGCGAACCCCTTTGCGCGGGTTTCTACGGACTGACGACGGGGTGAATATCGAGGTCGTATACGATCCAAAAGCCGTTGTATACAACGGCGCGGAAGACACCGGAACTCCATCCTCCGGCCACCTTCCCGACCCCTCCGCCGACCACCTCGCCCTGGTCGTCGCGCACGGCTTCACCGGTGACGCTGATCGTCCGCATGTTCGGAGGGTGGTGGCGGCGCTCAGCCGGTACGGCTCCGTCGTCAGCCTCTCCTTCCGGGGCCACGGGCGATCCGGCGGCCGCTCCACGGTCGGTGACCGCGAGGTGCTCGACCTCGCGGCGGCGGTCCGCTGGGCCCGTGAACTCGGCCACGCGCGCGTGGCCACCGTCGGCTTCTCCATGGGCGGCTCGGTCGTCCTGCGCCACGCGGCCCAGCGGGACGCGGGCACCGACGCCGTCGTCTCGGTCAGCGCCCCCGCCCGCTGGTACTACCGGGGCACGGCCCCCATGCGCCGTGTCCACTGGCTCATCACCCGCCCCGAGGGCCGCCTCCTCGGCCGCTACGGCTTCCGCACCCGTATCCACCACCGCGACTGGAACCCCGTCCCCCTCTCGCCCGTGGAATCCGTGCCCCTCATCGCCCCGACGCCCCTGCTGATAGTCCACGGCGACCGGGACGGCTATTTCCCCCTCGACCACCCCGAGATGCTGGCCGCGGCGGCGGGCGACCACGGGGAACTGTGGTTGGAGCGGGGCATGGGCCACGCGGAGAACGCGGCGAGTGGGGAATTGCTGGAGAGGATCGGGGAGTGGGTGGTGAAAGGGGTCGCGGTCAGGGGCGTAGCCTGA
- a CDS encoding winged helix-turn-helix transcriptional regulator: protein MSSLLLLTNALQPSTEVLPALGLLLHNVRVAPAEGPALVDTPGADVILIDGRRDLPQVRSLCQLLRSTGPGCPLILVVTEGGLAAVTADWGIDDVLLDTAGPAEVEARLRLAMGRQQIVNDDSPMEIRNGDLSVDEATYSAKLKGRVLDLTFKEFELLKYLAQHPGRVFTRAQLLQEVWGYDYFGGTRTVDVHVRRLRAKLGPEHESLIGTVRNVGYRFVTPEKAERVGDDVKTKTAPSKAADADETAPLDAVEIAAEA, encoded by the coding sequence ATGAGTTCTCTGCTGCTCCTGACCAACGCCCTCCAGCCGTCAACGGAGGTGCTCCCGGCCCTCGGCCTGCTGCTGCACAACGTGCGCGTGGCTCCGGCGGAAGGCCCCGCTCTCGTCGACACCCCCGGTGCGGACGTCATCCTCATCGACGGGCGCCGCGACCTCCCGCAGGTCCGCAGCCTGTGTCAGCTGCTGCGCTCCACCGGGCCCGGCTGCCCCCTCATCCTCGTCGTGACCGAGGGCGGTCTCGCCGCCGTCACCGCGGACTGGGGCATCGACGACGTACTCCTCGACACGGCCGGCCCCGCGGAGGTCGAGGCGCGCCTGCGGCTGGCCATGGGCAGGCAGCAGATCGTCAACGACGACTCCCCCATGGAGATCCGCAACGGCGATCTCTCGGTGGACGAGGCGACCTACAGCGCCAAGCTCAAGGGGCGCGTGCTCGACCTCACCTTCAAGGAGTTCGAGCTCCTCAAGTACCTCGCCCAGCACCCGGGCCGCGTCTTCACCCGCGCCCAGCTGCTCCAGGAGGTCTGGGGCTACGACTACTTCGGCGGCACGCGGACGGTCGACGTGCACGTACGGCGGCTGCGCGCCAAGCTCGGCCCCGAGCACGAGTCACTGATCGGGACCGTCCGGAACGTGGGTTATCGATTCGTTACGCCCGAGAAGGCGGAGCGCGTCGGCGACGACGTGAAGACCAAGACGGCCCCCTCAAAGGCGGCGGATGCGGACGAGACGGCGCCCCTGGACGCCGTGGAGATCGCGGCCGAGGCGTAG
- a CDS encoding LacI family DNA-binding transcriptional regulator gives MAKVTRDDVARLAGTSTAVVSYVINNGPRPVAPATRERVLAAIKELSYRPDRVAQAMASRRTDLIGMIVPDARQPFFGEMTHAVEQAAAERGKMVLVGNTDYVAEREVHYLRAFLGMRVSGLILVSHALNDNAAAEIEAWDARVVLLHERPEAIDDVAVVTDDIGGAKLAVDHLLSHGYAYVACMGGVAETPLIGDPVSDHVEGWRRAMDEAGISTEGRLFQAPYNRYDAYQVALKLLSGPDRPPAIFCSTDDQAIGVLRAARELRIEVPTELAVAGFDDVKEAALTDPPLTTIATDRTGMARAAVDLVLDDGIRVAGSRGERVKLFPSTLVTRRSCGCA, from the coding sequence GTGGCCAAGGTGACTCGGGATGACGTGGCAAGACTGGCGGGTACGTCGACCGCCGTCGTCAGCTACGTCATCAACAACGGACCCCGGCCGGTCGCACCGGCCACGCGCGAGCGTGTCCTCGCCGCGATCAAGGAATTGTCGTACCGGCCCGACCGGGTCGCCCAGGCGATGGCCTCCCGCCGCACCGACCTCATAGGCATGATCGTGCCGGACGCGCGCCAGCCCTTCTTCGGCGAGATGACCCACGCCGTGGAGCAGGCCGCCGCCGAGCGCGGAAAGATGGTGCTCGTCGGCAACACCGACTATGTCGCCGAGCGCGAGGTCCACTATCTGCGGGCGTTCCTCGGGATGCGCGTCTCCGGGCTGATCCTCGTCAGCCACGCCCTCAACGACAACGCGGCCGCCGAGATAGAGGCGTGGGACGCGCGGGTCGTGCTGCTGCACGAGCGGCCCGAGGCGATCGACGACGTGGCCGTGGTGACCGACGACATCGGCGGCGCGAAGCTCGCCGTCGACCATCTGCTCTCCCACGGCTACGCGTACGTCGCCTGTATGGGCGGCGTCGCCGAGACCCCGCTCATCGGTGACCCCGTCTCGGACCACGTCGAGGGCTGGCGGCGCGCGATGGACGAGGCCGGGATCTCCACGGAGGGGCGGCTGTTCCAGGCGCCCTACAACCGGTACGACGCGTACCAGGTGGCGCTGAAGCTGTTGTCGGGCCCCGACCGGCCGCCGGCGATCTTCTGCTCCACCGACGACCAGGCGATCGGGGTGCTGCGCGCCGCGCGCGAGCTGCGGATCGAGGTCCCGACCGAGCTGGCCGTCGCCGGCTTCGACGACGTCAAGGAGGCGGCGCTCACGGATCCGCCGCTGACGACGATCGCGACGGACCGCACGGGGATGGCCCGAGCGGCGGTGGATCTGGTCCTGGACGACGGCATCCGCGTCGCCGGCTCCCGCGGCGAACGCGTGAAGCTGTTCCCGTCGACGCTGGTGACTCGACGGTCGTGCGGCTGCGCGTAG
- a CDS encoding trypsin-like serine protease, with translation MIRAFKALPAATLALALSGAGVLAAQPATAADEPAHPTVTLDQPAAPAASAKELRQRVIKAAEDQARPSSNEPGTAGDASPTSPSPSSPSSPSSQSPFIIGGSETTISAAPWMVQLAYYDATTDEGSFCGGTLVAPNKVLTAAHCVDGLDWAANGAVLAGTTDLYDDTTGTVAGVLRAWQHPRYDEKTIRNDVAVLTLDRPLEQKTLRLAASDDNALYTAGTNGTVYGWGLTSGGADAELSAKLKKATLPLVKDTTCDSAMKSVLGTDYFAEGSMVCAGTPASGGDAGTTSTCNGDSGGPLVVGGKVVGIVSWGVSGCTAKGAYPVFTKVSSYAWAAQPRINDTDLTYDGRADLLARTPSGGLFQQDSKGTSLATRAYQGNGWQNVSWGMQADLDRDFYQDLIIRDKNDGKLYRSYMNHSTWEWTWMQISSVWGGYKSYAIPGDLTGDALPDLVALDADGSVYLYPGKGNGQFNAKIRVVSKAWKGAKLLGRGDLSGDGKADLLVRFSDGTLSLYRGTGKASTPWSSQIKARTGWKFTAYVTNGDVTGDGVADVLARDSGGTLWLYPGTNKASSSLFGSRISLGTGFNQYNALF, from the coding sequence GTGATACGTGCCTTCAAGGCACTGCCCGCCGCCACGCTCGCGCTCGCGCTGAGCGGCGCCGGCGTCCTCGCGGCACAGCCCGCGACGGCGGCCGACGAGCCGGCGCACCCCACGGTCACCCTCGACCAGCCCGCCGCACCCGCGGCCTCCGCCAAGGAACTCCGCCAACGCGTCATCAAGGCGGCGGAGGACCAGGCGAGACCGTCCTCGAACGAGCCCGGGACAGCTGGCGACGCCTCCCCGACGTCCCCGTCACCCTCCTCGCCTTCCTCGCCCTCCTCCCAGTCCCCGTTCATCATCGGCGGCAGCGAGACGACGATCTCCGCCGCTCCCTGGATGGTGCAGCTCGCGTACTACGACGCGACCACCGACGAGGGCTCCTTCTGCGGCGGCACCCTGGTCGCCCCCAACAAGGTCCTCACGGCCGCTCACTGCGTCGACGGTCTCGACTGGGCGGCCAACGGGGCGGTCCTGGCCGGTACGACCGACCTGTACGACGACACGACGGGCACGGTCGCGGGCGTCCTGCGCGCCTGGCAGCACCCGAGGTACGACGAGAAGACCATCAGGAACGATGTCGCCGTCCTCACCCTGGACCGCCCGCTGGAGCAGAAGACACTGCGCTTGGCCGCGTCCGACGACAACGCGCTCTACACCGCCGGCACGAACGGCACCGTGTACGGCTGGGGCCTCACCTCCGGCGGCGCGGACGCCGAGCTCTCCGCGAAGCTGAAGAAGGCGACGCTGCCGCTGGTCAAGGACACGACCTGCGACAGCGCCATGAAGTCGGTGCTCGGCACGGACTACTTCGCCGAGGGCTCCATGGTCTGCGCGGGCACCCCGGCCTCCGGCGGCGACGCGGGCACCACGAGCACCTGCAACGGTGACTCCGGCGGCCCCCTGGTCGTCGGCGGCAAGGTCGTCGGCATCGTCTCGTGGGGCGTCTCGGGCTGCACCGCCAAGGGCGCCTACCCGGTCTTCACCAAGGTCTCCTCGTACGCCTGGGCCGCCCAGCCCCGGATCAACGACACCGACCTGACGTACGACGGCCGCGCCGACCTCCTCGCGCGCACACCCTCCGGGGGCCTGTTCCAGCAGGACAGCAAGGGCACGTCGCTCGCCACGCGCGCGTACCAGGGCAACGGCTGGCAGAACGTGAGCTGGGGCATGCAGGCCGATCTGGACCGGGACTTCTACCAGGACCTGATCATCCGGGACAAGAACGACGGCAAGCTGTACCGCAGCTACATGAACCACTCCACCTGGGAGTGGACGTGGATGCAGATCAGCTCGGTCTGGGGCGGCTACAAGTCGTACGCGATCCCCGGTGACCTGACCGGCGACGCGCTCCCCGACCTCGTCGCCCTCGACGCCGACGGCTCGGTCTACCTCTACCCCGGCAAGGGCAACGGCCAGTTCAACGCCAAGATCCGGGTGGTCAGCAAGGCCTGGAAGGGCGCCAAGCTCCTCGGCCGCGGGGACCTCTCCGGCGACGGCAAGGCCGACCTCCTGGTCCGCTTCTCCGACGGCACGCTCTCCCTTTACCGGGGCACCGGCAAGGCCTCGACCCCCTGGTCCTCCCAGATCAAGGCCCGCACCGGCTGGAAGTTCACGGCCTACGTGACCAACGGCGACGTCACCGGCGACGGAGTCGCGGACGTCCTCGCCCGCGACTCGGGCGGCACCCTCTGGCTGTACCCCGGCACCAACAAGGCCTCGTCGTCCCTGTTCGGCAGCCGCATCAGCCTGGGCACGGGCTTCAACCAGTACAACGCGTTGTTCTGA
- a CDS encoding S1C family serine protease gives MTESFRRSGEYENPYQGQQQHSGYAEGETQQQPAYLQQQASTPVNPEWPPPPAYEPAASAQGAQDTYGAPSALLAEPVAQAPAPRRRTRGPIALLAAVAFVAAAIGGGTAYGIQELTGSGTVTSSSTSTSVVPTSQKGTVSGVATAVSPSIVEINATSNAGESTGSGVIITSTGEIITNNHVISGASQIKVTTSNGKSYTAEVVGTDSKKDLALIKLRDASGLKAATLGDSAGVKVGDQVVAIGSPEGLTGTVTSGIVSALDRDVTVSTDESQGQQQGGGGGQWPFEFGGQQFNGDTGSSTTTYKALQTDASLNPGNSGGALIDMNGNIIGINSAMYSAADATSSSAGSVGLGFAIPINTVKADLSTLRAGGSD, from the coding sequence ATGACCGAGAGCTTCCGCCGCAGCGGCGAGTACGAGAACCCCTACCAGGGGCAGCAGCAGCACTCCGGGTACGCCGAGGGCGAGACCCAGCAGCAGCCCGCGTACCTCCAGCAGCAGGCCTCCACTCCGGTGAACCCGGAGTGGCCGCCCCCGCCGGCGTACGAGCCGGCGGCGTCGGCTCAGGGCGCGCAAGACACGTACGGTGCTCCGAGCGCGCTCCTCGCCGAGCCGGTGGCCCAGGCGCCCGCTCCGAGAAGGCGTACCCGGGGGCCGATCGCGCTGCTCGCGGCCGTGGCGTTCGTCGCGGCGGCGATCGGTGGCGGTACGGCGTACGGCATCCAGGAGCTGACCGGCTCGGGCACCGTGACCTCCAGTTCCACCAGCACCAGCGTCGTGCCGACCAGCCAGAAGGGCACGGTCTCCGGGGTCGCCACGGCGGTCAGCCCGAGCATCGTGGAGATCAACGCCACCTCGAACGCGGGTGAGTCCACCGGTTCCGGTGTGATCATCACCAGCACCGGTGAGATCATCACCAACAATCACGTGATCTCCGGCGCCTCCCAGATCAAGGTGACGACCAGCAACGGCAAGTCCTACACCGCCGAGGTCGTCGGCACGGACAGCAAGAAGGATCTCGCCCTCATCAAGCTGCGGGACGCCTCCGGGCTGAAGGCCGCCACGCTCGGCGACTCCGCCGGCGTCAAGGTCGGCGACCAGGTCGTGGCGATCGGCTCCCCCGAGGGTCTGACCGGCACCGTGACCAGCGGCATCGTCTCCGCGCTCGACCGCGACGTCACGGTCTCGACGGACGAGAGCCAGGGCCAGCAGCAGGGCGGTGGCGGCGGGCAGTGGCCGTTCGAGTTCGGCGGTCAGCAGTTCAACGGCGACACGGGTTCGTCGACGACGACGTACAAGGCGCTCCAGACCGACGCCTCCCTCAACCCCGGCAACTCCGGCGGCGCCCTCATCGACATGAACGGCAACATCATCGGCATCAACTCCGCGATGTACTCCGCCGCGGACGCCACCTCCTCCAGCGCCGGCAGCGTCGGCCTCGGCTTCGCCATCCCGATCAACACGGTCAAGGCCGACCTGAGCACGCTGCGGGCGGGCGGGTCTGACTGA
- a CDS encoding response regulator transcription factor — MSSAEGARAPEPQRILIVDDEPAVRDALKRSLAFEGYDTEVAVDGADALEKATAYRPDLVILDVQMPRMDGLTAARRIRGAGDTTPILMLTARDTVGDRVTGLDAGADDYLVKPFELDELFARVRALMRRSSYAAAVAATAEVDDALTFADLRMDLATREVTRGGRPVELTRTEFTLLEMFMAHPRQVLTREQILKAVWGFDFEPSSNSLDVYVMYLRRKTEAGGEPRLVHTVRGVGYVLRQGGAE; from the coding sequence ATGAGCTCCGCCGAAGGCGCCCGCGCCCCCGAACCCCAGCGCATCCTCATCGTCGACGACGAGCCGGCCGTGCGCGACGCACTCAAGCGCAGCCTCGCCTTCGAGGGCTACGACACCGAAGTCGCCGTGGACGGCGCCGACGCGCTGGAGAAGGCGACCGCGTACCGGCCGGACCTGGTGATCCTCGACGTGCAGATGCCGCGCATGGACGGACTGACCGCCGCCCGCCGGATCCGCGGGGCGGGCGACACCACGCCGATCCTGATGCTCACCGCCCGCGACACCGTCGGCGACCGCGTCACCGGCCTCGACGCCGGCGCGGACGACTACCTGGTCAAGCCGTTCGAGCTGGACGAGCTCTTCGCCCGCGTCCGCGCGCTGATGCGCCGCAGCTCGTACGCGGCGGCGGTCGCCGCGACCGCCGAGGTGGACGACGCGCTCACCTTCGCGGACCTGCGGATGGACCTCGCGACGCGGGAGGTCACGCGGGGCGGGCGCCCGGTGGAGCTGACGCGCACGGAGTTCACGCTCCTGGAGATGTTCATGGCGCACCCGCGCCAGGTCCTCACACGCGAGCAGATCCTGAAGGCCGTCTGGGGCTTCGACTTCGAGCCGTCCTCCAACTCCCTCGACGTGTACGTCATGTACCTGCGCCGCAAGACCGAGGCGGGCGGCGAGCCGCGACTCGTCCACACCGTGCGCGGCGTGGGGTACGTACTGCGACAGGGCGGCGCGGAGTGA
- a CDS encoding sensor histidine kinase has product MLVAAAVAFAVAAVSVTCWFIVQGKLYGEVDNDLRAMVSRALPKEMVEDNVLTPCPEAPSQSYWGPRNKGYSQVVRTDGTTCVFPNSTGVVNVADSDKEMAANPDPKSGTIRNGTDSEGNSVRALTTALVVEVGGEQYVAPDAAYVVAIPLKGTQSTLNELALLLLVVSGIGVVGAGAAGLAVARAGLRPVDKLTEAVEHVARTEDLSIRIPVEEESEDEVARLSRSFNTMTSALASSRDLQQQLIADAGHELRTPLTSLRTNIELLTRSEETGRPIPAEDRKALLASVKAQMTELASLIGDLQELSRSDAGHQGGRHLQVVDFQETVEAALRRARLRGPELTITADLNPWYVRSEPSALERAIVNILDNAVKFSPEGGTIEVSLDAGVLTVRDHGPGIPADELPHVFDRFWRSPSARSLPGSGLGLSIVARTVQQAGGEVTLSRADGGGTLATVRLPGAAVPPPESA; this is encoded by the coding sequence ATGCTGGTCGCGGCGGCGGTGGCGTTCGCGGTGGCGGCGGTGTCGGTGACGTGCTGGTTCATCGTTCAGGGGAAGCTGTACGGGGAGGTCGACAACGACCTGAGGGCCATGGTCAGCCGAGCGCTGCCCAAGGAGATGGTGGAGGACAACGTCCTCACCCCCTGCCCCGAGGCGCCGTCGCAGTCGTACTGGGGGCCGAGGAACAAGGGCTACTCCCAGGTGGTGCGGACGGACGGCACGACGTGCGTCTTCCCCAACTCCACGGGCGTGGTGAACGTCGCCGACAGCGACAAGGAGATGGCCGCGAACCCCGATCCCAAGTCCGGGACGATCCGCAACGGCACCGACAGCGAGGGCAACTCGGTCCGGGCCCTGACCACGGCGCTCGTCGTCGAGGTGGGCGGCGAGCAGTACGTGGCACCGGACGCCGCCTACGTCGTCGCCATCCCCCTCAAGGGCACCCAGTCCACGCTCAACGAGTTGGCGCTGCTGCTCCTCGTCGTCTCCGGCATCGGAGTCGTCGGCGCCGGCGCGGCCGGACTCGCCGTGGCCCGTGCGGGCCTGCGCCCCGTCGACAAGCTGACCGAGGCGGTCGAGCATGTGGCGCGCACCGAAGACCTCAGCATCCGCATCCCCGTGGAGGAGGAGAGCGAGGACGAGGTCGCCCGTCTCTCCCGCTCCTTCAACACGATGACGAGCGCGCTGGCGAGCTCCCGCGACCTGCAACAACAGCTGATCGCGGACGCGGGCCACGAGCTCCGTACGCCCCTGACCTCCCTCCGCACCAACATCGAACTCCTCACCCGCAGCGAGGAGACGGGCCGCCCGATCCCGGCGGAGGACCGCAAGGCCCTGCTCGCCTCGGTGAAGGCCCAGATGACCGAACTGGCATCGCTGATAGGCGACTTGCAGGAGCTGTCGCGTTCGGACGCGGGCCACCAGGGCGGCCGGCACCTCCAGGTCGTCGACTTCCAGGAGACGGTGGAGGCGGCCCTGCGCCGGGCCCGCCTGCGCGGTCCCGAGCTGACGATCACGGCGGACCTGAACCCCTGGTACGTCCGCTCCGAGCCGTCCGCGCTGGAGCGCGCCATCGTCAACATCCTCGACAACGCGGTGAAGTTCAGCCCCGAGGGCGGCACGATCGAGGTCTCCCTCGACGCGGGTGTCCTCACGGTCCGCGACCACGGCCCCGGCATCCCCGCCGACGAACTCCCCCACGTCTTCGACCGCTTCTGGCGCTCCCCGTCGGCCCGCTCCCTCCCGGGCTCGGGCCTGGGCCTGTCGATCGTGGCCCGCACGGTGCAGCAGGCGGGCGGCGAAGTCACCCTGTCCCGAGCGGACGGCGGCGGCACCCTGGCGACGGTACGGCTGCCGGGGGCGGCGGTTCCGCCTCCGGAGAGTGCGTGA
- a CDS encoding DUF397 domain-containing protein: MTHTPDLGTAVWRKSSYSEGGANDCLEVTDDLPGIIPVRDSKVPDSRPLLFSAGAWSVFVKGVVGG; the protein is encoded by the coding sequence ATGACGCACACCCCTGATCTCGGCACCGCTGTCTGGCGCAAGTCGAGCTACAGCGAAGGGGGCGCCAACGACTGCCTCGAAGTCACCGACGACCTCCCCGGCATAATCCCCGTCCGGGACAGCAAGGTCCCGGACAGCCGCCCGCTCCTGTTCTCCGCCGGGGCGTGGTCCGTGTTCGTCAAGGGCGTCGTCGGCGGCTGA